The Mucilaginibacter rubeus genomic interval ATTTGCGGACAAAGTGATTGGGGATAAACATACATTTCAATTATCATCAAACCGGGGTTTTAATTATCGCGCCCTTTTAAATAAAGATGAATTGTTTATGCTTCCGCGCAATGGCGGCGAGTTTAAACTCCAGCCGGGTACATCGGGGTATAAAGAGGGCGATAAATGGGTGTATTCATACTTTGTTCCGCAAAACGGAAAAGACCTCATCAATATGATGGGCGGTAATGTACAGTTTGCTGCGCGGCTTGATTCTGCTCTGAGCAATAACGTTATCCTGTTTGATAACGAAACGGTGTTTCATCTGCCTTATCTGTTTAACCAGGCCGGTAAGCCACAGCTAACACAAAAATGGCTAAGGGATATTATGCTCAACAGGTTCAGCGCTACACCCGGCGGTTTACCTGGCAATGATGACCTTGGTTCAACATCCAGCTGGTATGTTTTCAGTGCGATGGGTATTTATCCGGCGTGTCCGGGAAGACCACTTTATGCCATCGGCGCTCCATTGTTCAAGTCTGTAACGCTTCATTTACCAAACGGTAAACAATTTGTCATCGGCAGTAGTAATTCATCTGCAAAAAACAACTACGTGCAATCGTTGCAGGTGAATGGTAAAACATCGCAGCAATTAATTCTGCCACATTCGGTACTGGCAAGTGGGGGATCAATGAACTTTGATATGGGTAAGGAGCCCGCGAACTGGCCGGCAGATAAAGATCCTATTGAACTATCAGCCACGCAAAAAAACACGGCTTTCAGCATCGTTGGTTATTCGGTGAATAAAAAGACTGTAACTCCTGATGAGCCACTTGTTGTAAGTTTTAAGCTCAAGAATACAGGCAGCAGGGGAATTAAGACGGTAAAGTTATTGGTTAACGGAGCGCCTTACGCTTACAAAAATTGCCTGGTTGAAACTGGGCAAACTGTTCAGGATTCTATCAATTTCAGGCTTTATCCGGCTGGAAAAACAACATTGAAACTGGATAACATGGCTCCATTTACGGTTAATGTAAAGCTGCCTGTGAAGCCACAGGAAGCTTTGTGCAAAGTACTCGCACTGGACGTAAAGCCGATGATTAAACTAAATGACATTCAGGAAGTAAAATATACCATAAAAAATATCGGTGGGCTTGAGCACGGTTTTAACATCCCGGTCAAATTGAATGACCTTATCGTTTTTACCGATAGCATTAAACTTAAAGCAGGCGAAGTCAAAACTATCGCTCATAATATCAAGGCATTGACAAAAGGCTTTAATCGCCTGGTAGTTTATGATCATCCGCGGGTTAGGTATAAGGTTTATGAAAACGCCATGGAATCCCTACTGCTGGATTTTGCATCAATATCCTCCGGGAAAATGGTAGCCGATAGCTCAGGTTTTCATAATGATGGGCACATTATTTCAGCTACGCCCGATAGTAAGGATAAACTTCTGTTTGGCGATAATACTTATGTAGAGGTACCTAATGCCCCGGTTTTAGATAGGATGGGCGAAACTATTAGTATGATGGGCTGGGTATACCCAATGGAAAAAGAGAAAGGCTTAACAGATATCATCACCAAGGGCGATAATCATGTTTTGCAGATGACCGATAGTAAAACGCTCACCTTTTTTGCAGGAGGATGGGGCAGGGGCGATTGCACGGTAAACCTGCCTGCCGACTGGCAGCAGCACTGGCATCATATAGCCGGTGTATGTACGGGCAAAATGCTGTATGTTTATATTGATGGTGTTTTAGCCGGCACTTCTGAATTAGATGTAACCGCAGATCTGTCGGTAAATAACAAGTGGACCCTGAGCCGAAATGAGGAATTTCCGTCAGAGCGGGTGTTTCATGGTTATATCAACAAGGTGATGGTTTTCAGGGAGGCTTTGTCGGCAGATGATATAAAAGGCATTGTATCTTCAGAAAATGCATCGATTAGGCAATAGCGGAATATTGCTGAAAAAAATATCGGGCATATCACAAATATGATCTGAAAAATTAGAGATTTGCCAAGCCTGTTTAAACAAGCCTAAAAATCTATCTGAAATGATCTTAAACATTTGTCCGAAATTAAAACGGAAGGTATACCCCTTGATGCTGCTTTCGTTAGTGACTGTTGCAGCAAACGCCCAGCAAAAAACTACTAAAGTAAAAAAGGACGAGGTTGACTATGTTAACCCGCTCATCGGCACGGCCGCTACCGGTTTTGCTAAAGGACTTGACGGCGGTGGTACCATGCCCTGCGTTAACGTGCCGTTTGCTATGACCAATTTTGTTGCTCAAACCGGTGAGAATAAGATGAGCAAAATGAGTTATACTTACGAGGATAACTCGGTAATTGGCCTGATGGCTTCGCACCAGCCAACCGTTTGGATGGGCGATTATGGCTATGTATCTGTAATGCCCCAAATTGGCAACCTGCGTGTACTACCCGAAGAACGCAAGCTCATGTTTGACCATAAGGATGAAGTGGCAAAACCTTATTATTATTCTGTAAAGCTAAAAGCGGCTGCCAACACAAATATCAAGGCTGAAATAGCCGGGTCCAATACCTGCGGTATGTTCCGCTTTACCTTCCCAAAGGCAGATCAGGCGCATTTGATCATTCAGGGTATTAACCTAAATCCTACACTTACCGATTGGGCCAATGACTTTAAGGTGAGGATGAAGGAGCTGCGCGGATATGTACACGTTGATACTGTAAATAACGAGATCACCGGTTATAATCCCGACAGGCAATCGGCACAGCTTGGCCCGCCATTGAAAAACTTTAAAGGTTATTTTATTATCAAGTTTGATAAGCCTATTCGCAGCTACGGCACCTGGGATAACCAAACCATTAAAAAGAGAAGCAAAGAACAGTTTGGTACCCGCATGGGCGCTTATGTGTCATTTAAAACAACGGGTAATACTGTAGTAAAAGTTACTGTAGCTACATCTTTTATCAGTATCGATCAGGCACGTCACAACCTTAAGCGGGAAATCCCTGATTGGGATTTTGAGAAAGTGGTTAAAAGTACCCGCGATAACTGGCAGCAGCAGCTAAAGAAAGTACAAGTAGCTGATATTACCGACGGGCAGAAAACAATTTTTTATACGGCTTTATTCCACACGCTGCTTTTCCCAAGGGAGTTTTCAGAGTACGGCAGGTATTACAGCGCTTTTGATGATAAAATCCACAACGGCGTTTCTTACAATGATTATTCACTGTGGGATACTTTCAGGGCCTTGCATCCGCTATTGACCCTCACTCAGCCCGAGCGTGTAAATGATATGGTGAAATCACTGCTGCAAATGTACCAGGAGGGCGGATGGATGCCAATGTGGCCAAATCCAACCTATACCAATATCATGATAGGCACTCATGCCGATGCTGTAATTGCTGATGCTTATGTTAAAGGTTTTAGAGGTTATAATATCGCTTTAGCTTACGAAGCGTTACACAAAGACGCGTTTGCGGCACCTGATGGTGATGTTCAGAAAAAATGGGGCGACCGTGACTTGTGGACAAGCTTTGAAGCAAGGGGAGGACTGACTAATTATCATAAATTAGGCTACATCCCTGTAGATAAAACTAAAGAGTCGGTGTCCCGTACCATTGAGTATGGCATTGATGATTACTGCGTTGCCCAGCTTGCAAAAGCCTTAGGTAAAACAAGCGATTATAACCAGTTAATGGGCTGGAGCAAAAACTATAAGAATGTTTACAACAGCTCAACCGGGTTTATGGCTCCACGAAATGCCGATGGAAGCTGGTCGGCCCAATCTGATAGTGGCTTTACCGAAGGTACAAAATGGACATATACTTTTGGAGCTATGCAGGATGTACCGGGAATGATCGCTCTCATGGGTGGCGAAAAAGCTTTTGCCGACAAGCTAACTCACAACTTTAATGACGGACATTACAGGGCTGATAACGAGCCGGGCCATCATTACATTTACCTGTTTAACTATTGTGGCATGCCATGGAAAGCGCAGGAACTGGTAAGGCAACATACTTCGTGGCAAAATTTCAGAAATGCGCCTATCGGTATAAACGGTAACGATGATTGCGGGCAAACATCTGCCTGGTATATTTTCAGTACCATGGGTTTCTACCCGGTAACGCCGGCTTCAGGCTTGTACAGTATTGGCGCCCCTCAGTTTCCGTACATAGCTATGAACCTGCAAAACGGAAATAAGCTGGTGATTAAAGCTACTGGTCTGTCAGCCCAAAACAAATATGTAAAGTCAGTTACTTTTAACGGAGTAGCTATAAAAGACCATACCATATCACATGAGCAGATCAGCCATGGAGGTACTTTAGCGTTCACCATGACCAATATCCCTCAAAAAGATTAATTGGACGATGTAGATGCCCTTGCAATCAGTTGTGAAGGCATCACCAGCTCTTGTTCTGTCGTAATAATCCTTCCCGACAAGCGGCCGAAAAGTATTTCGGCCGCTTGTTTTCCCATATCATAGGCCGGTTGCAAAATGGTGGTTAGCGGCGGATTAAGTATAGCTGCTGTAATCTGGTTGGTGAAACAGATCACTTTAACATCATCCGGGATCTTCAGCTTGAGCTCGTCGCAGGCCAGGTAGGTTGAGGTGGCTAAATGCTCAACCGTTGCTACTATACCATCGGGCATTGCGGTGCTCAGATGTTCTTTAATAATCCCAACATTTTCAGTATTATATTTATTTGAGCAGGTTACAATCCCTGTTTCTTCAATCGTGATTCCGTTATCGGCCAAGGCTTTCCGGTAACCCTGCTCACGGGCTGATAAAATGCTCGGAAAGCCGCTGATGGTGATTAATGAGATGTTTTTACATCCTGACTGCAATAAGTGGCTGGTAGCTATATAGGCGCTATTAAAATCGTCAGTTATAATTTTATCCGCGTTTACATCCTCACATACCCTGTCGAAAAAAACGATTGGGATCCCCGTTTCCTGTAAGGTTTTTATGTGAGAGGTATCTTCCGTGTTACTGGCAACAGACATGATCACGCCATCTACACGACCGCTGGCCAGGTCACTAAGCATAGATGCTTCGCGTTGGTAATCGTCGTGTGTAAGGTAGATCAGGGAATGATATTTTTCGGGAGCAATGATACTTTCAATACCATTAATAGCCTGGCTAAAAAAACTATCGGCAATTTCGGGAATGATGATAGCTATAGTGTTACTGCTCTGCCGGCGGAGACTGCTCGCGTAAACATTAGGTACATAATTTAAGCGCCGCGCCGCTTCCATAACTCTTTGTTTGGTTTCCTGGCCAATGTCATAACTATCGCGCAGGGCTTTTGAAATAGTAGCTGTGGAGAGCTTAAGCTCTGCCGCCAGTGTTTTCATATTCACCTTGTCGCTTTTGTTACCGGAGGTCATTGTAAAGAGATATTTAAATTGAGCCCGGCAATATAACGAAAAAAGGCCTTGAGCTATTATTTTAGGTCTTGTTTTAACACGCAGAGACTTAAACGATTAAGCAAATAAATATCCCAAATTTGGTAAAACTGATGTTTGGAATCAGGAAATTTGATAGAAGACATAAGCAGAATTGTCCAACAATGCTGCTTTAAACCAACCAAATTATGAGCCAGATTAGCAACACACAAAACCAAGGTCCGTTAAATTCAATAGATGAATGGGAAGACGATCTGTTAGTCCGTTATCCTGATGCCGATACCATTGCCGCAGGCAGGGATACCGAAGCTTACCGCGATTATGAAAATAATTTAAAAGACAGCGTAAGGGAGTTTTACCGCTTACAGCATATTAACCAAACTTATGATTTTGTTCTGCAAAAAAAAGAGGAATATCTGAAGTTTGATAAAAAAGAAATGTCTGTTTGGGATGCGTTTGATTTCCTGAACCAACTGGTTGATGACTCAGATCCGGATACCGATCTTGACCAGCTTCAACACCTGTTGCAAACCTCTGAAGCTATTCGTGCCGACGGTCGCCCGGATTGGATGGTGTTAACCGGTTTGTTTCACGATATGGGCAAAGTATTATGCCTTTTCGGCGAACCACAATGGGCTGTGGTAGGTGATAGCTATCCGGTAGGCTGCGCGTTCTCAGATAAGATCATTTTCTCCGAATACTTTGATCTTAACAAAGATCATCATGATCCGCGTTATAATACCAAATACGGTATTTATGAGCCCAATTGCGGTTTAGATAACGTACACATGACCTGGGGCCACGATGAATATGTTTATCACATGCTGAAGCCATACTTGCCTGAGCCGGCTTTATACATGCTGCGTTACCATTCTTTTTATCCGCAACACCGCGAAAACGCTTATAGCCATCTGATGACCCCACATGATCATCAGCTGTTTAAGGCGGTTAATCAGTTTAACCCTTATGATCTTTATTCAAAAAGCCCGGTACCTCCAAACTGGAAAGAATTGAGGCCGTATTATGAGGATCTTGTGGCTAAGTATTTGCCATCTACATTGAAATTTTAAAAGAAAGTAAAATATACAAAACAACCGCTGCTGATCAATAATTTGCAGCGGTTGTTTTGTTTTAAACGGAAATTGTCTTTTTACCTTATAATTGGGCAGCCGTCTGTGTTCTACCTGACAGCAATTGGGTTAGGTTTTAAGAAACCTTCAAGGCCCATCCATTCGCCAAAGCGTTCAATCCATTTATCAGTAGGTAAATTTTGTTTACGCATACCAAAACCATGGCCTCCTTTGGTGTACATATGCAGTTCGGCAATGTGTTTTGAGGCTACCCATTTTTGATAGATATCAACGCTGTGCGGTGCAAGGCCCAGTTCGTCATCGGCGGCGGCGGTTACAAACATTGGTGGAGCATCGGGTAATATTTCCGATTGTAGTTCTGCAGGGAAGAAGGGGTACAGAAGCGCTACAAAGTCGGGTTTGTTTGCCGGGGTGTATTTATAAGCAGACGCGGCCGCAAGCGTACCGCCTGCCGAAAAGCCCATAATACCTATTTTTGAAGGTGACAAATTATATTCAGCAGCATGCTCACGCACATAACTTATGGCCAACCGGGCATCGGCAAGCGCCAGGGGAAACAGTTGTACTACATTGTCGTGGTAACTTTGGGTTTTATAGTTGGCGGTTACCTCACTTACTGGATCGTTAGTAAGACTATGGATTACGCGATATTTAAGCACAAAAGCAGCTACGCCATGTTCATTTAGCCATTTAGCTTCTTCGTTTCCCTCATTATCGATGGATAGCGTCTGAAAGCTTCCCCCGGGACAGATAACAACCGCCGTGCCGGTAGCTATCGCCGGGTCAGGTAAGAAAATGCCAAGTGATGGATGTACCACATTATATACCTTACGGGTATTAGCAGCATTATGTTCACTTACCGCTTCCTGCCATGTCCAGTTTTCGGATCCGGGTGCATTGCCTTTATAGAGCTGAATAACCTTTTGTTGTGCGTTTGCGAAGTATGCTGTAAAAAGCAACAGATAAGCGAGTAGTTTAAATTTCATAGCGGGGACATTTTTGAAAACCAATGTACCTGCTATGAAATTACGCCTGAAACAACATTTTGTTAATAAATTGATTAGGAAGGCGATCTGTGGCAGCTGCAAATATTGTCAATTGATTATGGCAAAAAAGAGCAAAATATAGCGAGCGATTACATTTTTTCTTTTAATTGTGATTTGCTTTCATTCTTTGAACAACTGGCATTTAGAACAATCCGTTAATGAGTTAGCAAAGGTTTATGCTAATCTCAGTTAGGCTTAATTGTTCGTTCATAGTCGTCAGGATTTGCATGCAGAAAAAATTTTACGCTTTGAGCGTGAATTCTGACAAAACCTGCAATTAGTTATTGGGAAATTCTGGAATATCAAAATTCTGCATAACCATTTTTCACAGCAAATAATGCAAGGGTAACCCGGTTTTTTACGTTGAATTTCTGAAATAATGCTTCCCTGTACCCATCAACGGTTTTGTGGCTTACGCTCATTTTGTCTGCTATTTGCTGATAGGTTAAGTCTGTACAGGCGTGCTTAAGAAACTCTCTTTCCCTTTCAGAGATATTAAGTGAATTATATTTAGAATTCCGTCCGTCATGCGGGTTGAATGGTGTTTTACTTGCCAGTTCGGCCGCCACCCCCGAAAAATAGTTAGAATAATAGCAACCATTATTGGCAATAGCTTCCAACGCCAGGTGCATATCTTCAACTTCAATGTCTTTTGATAAAAAGCCTTTGACTTTCAGGTGCAACATTCGTAATACTGCCTCCTCGGTTTCAAGCATCGAAATAAACAACACTTTAATTTGAGAATAGTATTTCTGCAGCCAGTCTACTGTTTCATAGCCATCCATGCCGGGCATAGCAATATCCATAAGTATAATGTCCGGGAGCTCCTTTCTGCGCAATTTTTGCCTTAGGCCTATACCGTTTTCAGCTTCAAAAAGTATCGTATACCGATCATCGGTATCACCAAGATGGACAAGTTTGATCAATCCTTTTCTGAACAGATTATGATCATCCACGATAGCAAGTTTAATGATTGGTTTTTGTGCTGAAATCATTTTGTCTGAGCTATTTGGATAATAATTTTGGTTCCCTTTCCTGGTTCGCTTTCTACTTTTATACCGGCATCAATGAGTTTAGCCCGTTTTCGTATATTCAATAGGCCTGTACTTTCTTTTCCGGGTATGCCTGCTTCAACAGATGCTACATCGAAGCCGGTACCATTATCTGATATGCTTAGCGTAAATAATTCGGGAGTGTAATCAAGCAGCACAATTAGGGAGGAAGCATTTGCATATTTAACAATATTGTTAAGCACCTCCTGGCATAATCTGTAAAGAATTATTTCATGTTCAGGGCGCAACCTGTACTCGTTACCGGATTTGCTAAAAACCAGATGATATTTTTGCGTTTTATTAATTCGTTTCAGTTCGTTTTCCAAAGCGCCAATAAACCCGATTTTCATAATATGATCCGTGTTAAGGCTTGCACTAAGAGCCTTTAACTCGGCCATAAGCTGTTTTGCTAATGATTTTGTTTCAGATACATTTTCGCGCGCTTCGGCAGGTACAAAAGTTAGTATTTCGGCTAAGTTGATATTTATGAGAGAAACCAAATGACTGAAATTAGCGTGCAACTCTTTGGCTATATGATCTAAGGTTTGTTCCTGTATTTCTAATTTAGATTGAAGTAATGTCTGGTTAAAGGCTTCCCTTATTTCGGCTAATTCCTTGTTGTGCAAAAAACGCTTTTGCTGATAAACAAACAAAAAGTAGATGATTGATGCTGTAAACAACAAAAGCAATATTGTAGATATGATAATAGTTTGCGTGCTTACGGCTGAGATTGTGGTTTGCATAAAAAAGCAGTTAAATAAAATGAATACATAATTATGTTCAGCCCATGATTAATATACAAAAATGATACGGCAAGCCCAGGCAGTTTCCCGCTGAGGTAATCAAGAAAGAGGAAAAACGGCAGTGTACCTGCATAATAAATCAGTGTACCAAAGGAGATCCACACCATAGGCGTGCGGCTTAGTATCATGATTTTCGGCTCGTGCAAAACCTGGTTAAAATAAAGCAGCGCAAGCGCTATAGCAGTAAAGTGAGTTAATATAAGGGTATAAGTATTGACATTGTCAGGTCCCTGAATAAAGAAATAGTTAAGAATCCCGAATATGATAAACAGTATACCCAGGTATCTGATGATTGCTTTTACCCTAACATCTTTTAAGAATAAATTATAAACCAGGACCAAAAAAGCGAGCCTCACAGGCAAAAATCCACAATAGATAAAAATGTTAGACCTTGGAAGATTCCACCAGGGGGTTTGGTAAAGGTACCATTTCCAAAGAATTGCCATCGTCTCCACAACCATCGTTATCAAAAGGTATATTGCAAATAATCGGTAGGGCTTTAACCGTGCCAGCATAAAAGATCTCATGCCGGCAACGGTACTCAACAAAATTGGGACAAGGTATAGGTAGTTAATACTTAGTAATTTGTGCATAAGCCAATATAAGTATAATCCGGCAAAACCTTGACCCTCAATCGCAAAGCGGAGGACATGGCGATCCAAAATTAAAACCTCTTTCTTTTTCGGGATCAGAGTCAACCTGCTCTGAAAAATCACGCGCAATTGAACTACGGTCGGCAAAATCGTGTTCGTGTTCCGGAATTACATCACTATGGATGGTGTGGCTACCTTGCCGCACTGCCCGGGTAGCGTACATTAATAAACAGGTTTGGCCCTCAAAACGGTGTCCTGACTCGTAGGTGCCGAAGTACATGCGCAACCCATCGCCATTGGCCCGTTCTATTTCATCCAGCAGCTGGGTTATGTGGGCCTTCGAATACCAGATGCTTTTTGTATCTGGCTTACCTATAGCCTGGCTTAGCATTAGGTTTTTCTTTGATGCAAATTCATTTATCCGCCCGGTTGTAACATCATTGTCTACAAAAAAAGGAGGAAGAGGGATTAGGGTTTTTTGATTTTCCATGATTTGAAAGTTGCTTTTGGTTTAATGATGCTAAGCTAAAAGCTTGCTCGCGCCTAAAAAAGTATCTGACTGATTTACAGGAAAAATCCCCTCCCTCTGTTTAGCAAGTGACAAGGTATTTTTGATTTGCCTAAAGGGACCTGACCTAATTTAATAAATATGATATGAAAGGAGCATTGTTAGTTGGTATTAATGAATACCCCGGAAATTTAGCTCTACACGGCTGCGTTAATGACGCGGTTGCGCTTAGTAAAATGCTAAGCAGCAACGGCAATGGTTCGCGTAATTTTCATTGTGATATAAAAAAGAATGTCGCAAGCCGAACTGAACTTCGTGTATTGATAAAAAAGCTTTTTGAATCGGATCTTGATACTGCACTATTTTATTTTTCGGGTCATGGCGCGCTAACCGAGCGGGGCGGAATGATCATCACCCCCGATTTCAGGCCGATGGATGAAGGAATTGGCATGGATGAATTGCTTGATGCTGCCAACAGGTCAAAAATAAAGCAAAAGATCATTATCCTTGACTGTTGTCATGCCGGAGCTTTAGGTATTCCCAATGTAGCAGGAAACGGACACGCCCTGCTTGCCGATGGCGTTACCATATTTGCGGCTGCAGGTAAAACGCAAAGCGCCATGGAACGCAACGGGCATGGCCTGTTTACATCTTTATTATTATCAGCGCTTGAGGGGGCTGCCGCCGATATTGCGGGTAATATTACAGCGGGCAGTATCTATGCTTACATTGACCGTTCTCTTGGTTTTCTTGAACAACGGCCTCATTTCAAAACTAATATCAGCCGTTTTCAATCGCTGCGCAATGTAGTACCGCGCGTAGAGATACAGGTATTGAAAAATATTACCGATTACTTCGATCTGCCCGACGCTTTATTTCAGTTGGATAAAACTTACGAATTCACAAACAGAAAAGTGGCCGTTCCCGCTCATGTGGAGATATTGGGACACTTACAGCAAATGCGAAGCGTGGATCTGGTAGAACCTGTTGGAGAAGAGCACCTTTATTGGGCGGCACAGCGCAATAAAAGCTGCCGGCTCACAACCCTTGGAAAACACTACTGGAAATTGATAAAAGAAGACAAGTTATAGTCAATGAACGAGCCAAAGAAATTGATGGGTTTTTTGCCCAATATGGATACCCCGGTGATTCATGCTTTCACTTCGGATAAGGAAGAGGTAATGGCCAATGAGCTTGTTACGCTAAGTTGGGATACAGAAAACGCCCGCGAGGTAAAATTGGATGACATAACACAGGATGGGAATTTATACACAACCACATTAACAAACACACGCACTTTTAACCTCGTAGCATCCGGTATTTTCAGGAAAGCTCAGGCATCAAAACAAGTTAGATTATATATACCACAGATACTGTTGTTTGATTGTAAGCCTACACAAATCAGAGAGGGGGAGCCTGTTAGTATTGTTTTTCGGTTCAAATATGGCTTATCGTGGAAACTTATGGCAGAATATACCGGTCTGTTACTCGGCCAGCAGGAAGAAGTAGCTAAGGGTGCTGTGCAGGACGGATATGGCTGGACCGACCAAACTATTGAGCTAACGCTGAAGGATATTTGCAATCTGCGGCTACAGGTAAGAAATGGTGCAGAAATATCGTCAGATAGGATCATGTTGGGTACACCGCCGGTGAAAGTAGCGCTTGATTCAAATAAAATAACTGCGGTACCAGGATCTTCAATTAACCTAACCTGGAGAACTGAAAATGCTACCGGGTTATGGTTAAACCCGGGCAACATCGACCTTAAGGGGTGCAACTCTTATAACCTGGTAGTTAGCGGTGATCACGACCTTCATCTTGAATTGATAGGCAAGGGCGATTTTGGCGGTCATGCCAGTGACACCAGGACTATTATGATAGCTAATATTAACAAGTTCTATGTTTCTGATAATAATGACGGCGAAAACCCGGAGTTTTTTCTGAATTGGGATACTTCCCGCTTAAAGCAGTTACGGTTACTGCCCCAAAATAATCCGGTTGATCATTTGGTTGAAAAATACCGTATGCCTGCCATTTCAGATACCGGCATATATACGTTAGTAGGCCTTACTGCCGAAAAAGATGAAATTACTTCAAGCCTGACCATAAAAAGCTGCCATATTGAAAGCTTTGAGCTTGATACCGGAAAGGCTATGATAGGTACAACCGCCAAACTGAGGTGGAAAGCAAATGCTGCAAGGCGCCTGCAACTTACCTTCTCCGATCAGCTACTCCCTGTAGATATTTCGCCGGTGATCACTGAGCATCATTTTGCAGTGACTAAGGATTGTGATTATGTTACACTAACCGGTTGGGGGGATAACAATGTAATGTCCTTAACCGTTCCTGTGCCCCGTTTTATTGGGCCTGAAATAAAAACACTCACGCTTTCATCTATCGATGTGCAGTTGGGGATACGCTGGGTTGAATCGCCGGCTATCCCCGGTTCGCAACTTGCCGGGCTTATCAGATCATTACGCAGCAACCACAGCTTACCTGCTCAGTATAACGGAGCATGGCGTTGGGTAATATTTCCGGTGGCTTCTATGTCTGCCGCATTCAGGCCAATCATGAACTGGCCGTTTCATGTTTTTACCAAAATCTTAAAAAATATAAACTATGCCCCACCCAGATCAAACACCCCCGAAGAATAGGTTTATTCATTTCCGAAAGAAGTATTTTCCGTTTTTGTGGTTTATTGCCGCAGCCGACGAAGGATTGCTGTTGCATTGTCCGATACCCGAGCAGGATAAGCAGGCCGGTATAGGTGTAGCCATATTATGTACCTCTATAGCCGCATGCATTTCATCGTATTACGCCATTCATTCTTTATTTGGCACATGGACAACCGCACTGCCGCTGGCACTTTTCTGGGGGCTCATTATCCTTAACCTTGACCGGTTTATGGTAGTAAGCATGCGTAAAACCCGCGAAAATAACTGGCTGCAGAACATTTGGGTGGTTTCGCCACGTATCGTACTTGCCCTTTTTATTGCAGTGCTTATCAGCAAACCACTTGAGGTAAGGATCTTCCTGAACCAGATAGAGGCGGCAACTACAGCCCACAATGAAATACTGCAGAACAAAGCTTTAATTGACAGAAGCCAACTGGTGGACAAAGTAAAAGGAGAAGCAAAAGATTCAAATACGGCTCTGGAAAACGCGATCAGGGAAAGCAGAAACCGATACCTTGATCCTGTGTATACCGATTTGGATAAATCATATAAAGAAAGTTTAGCCCAAGCCGAAGGACTTCGTCAACAGAAGATCAGGTTACAGAGCCGGTTGAGTATCACGCCCGAGGAAGCCCCCGGCAGGCCGGGGCTGGAAGCGGCAATTGGTCGTGTTAGAAGGACGCTTGAAAATCAGAATAACAACAGCCGGTCGCTTAAACAGCAAAGGGATGACAGGGGTGCGGAGTACGATAAGAAACAATCAATTATTGTTAACCGGCTACAGG includes:
- a CDS encoding DUF4407 domain-containing protein, giving the protein MPHPDQTPPKNRFIHFRKKYFPFLWFIAAADEGLLLHCPIPEQDKQAGIGVAILCTSIAACISSYYAIHSLFGTWTTALPLALFWGLIILNLDRFMVVSMRKTRENNWLQNIWVVSPRIVLALFIAVLISKPLEVRIFLNQIEAATTAHNEILQNKALIDRSQLVDKVKGEAKDSNTALENAIRESRNRYLDPVYTDLDKSYKESLAQAEGLRQQKIRLQSRLSITPEEAPGRPGLEAAIGRVRRTLENQNNNSRSLKQQRDDRGAEYDKKQSIIVNRLQENNIRLLGTAQSQEDSLNHKKNILAQKVDIASKDILGQLSVLDDLKEHNPGMAAANLLITTLFFLLELAPVLVKMGSHRGKYDTLLSILEQQALDEEEAAIEESRQGKIVRANAAVRNTGKAAELDSELKEQVKGEILTAQAALAKKIVVAWQQQEEEALKRNPSGYLEHKITTADN